A single genomic interval of Macadamia integrifolia cultivar HAES 741 chromosome 6, SCU_Mint_v3, whole genome shotgun sequence harbors:
- the LOC122082265 gene encoding beclin-1-like protein, which produces MKDDPSDKGRGFPVDPNLPRWICQNCRHPLCVVGVDSYADKFFNDSSRSGMQGSSVHGMGSVLGSTPMDNSFVVLPKQRSQAQGIPPRPCSATSQPDTGRAMEESFVVLPPAAASMYKSESTSDGIGTHLPSHYGVSNSPLQPNNSGFHSSITVLKRAFEIATTQTQVEQPLCLECMRVLSDKLDKEVEDVNRDIKAFEACLQRMEGEARDVLSEADFLREKLKVEEEERRLEAAIEETEKQCAEVNADLKDLELKSKRFTVLEERYWHEFNNFQFELTSHQEERDSILAKIEVSQAHLELLKRTNVLNDAFPIWHDGEFGTINNFRLGRLPKILVCCVNSNLYGELIKLNMKQFVRYPEFVFSRYRIKILPMGSYPRIMDSNNNTYDLFGPVNLFWSTRYDKAMTLFLTCLKDFAEFAYSKDQENNIPPEKCFKLPYKIENDRVENYTITQSFNKQENWTKALKYTLCNLKWALYWFVGNTNFQPLSAMVSSHSEAPGMGSLYTKHVTDSH; this is translated from the exons AGGGGCTTCCCTGTCGATCCGAATCTCCCTAGATGGATTTGTCAGAACTGTCGTCACCCCCTCTGCGTCGTAGGCGTCGATTCATATGCAGACAAGTTCTTCAACGACTCATCTCGTTCTG GGATGCAGGGCTCCTCAGTCCATGGGATGGGGAGTGTGTTAGGTTCAACCCCAATGGACAACTCATTTGTTGTGTTACCAAAGCAAAGAAGCCAGGCGCAAGGGATACCTCCTCGTCCTTGCAGTGCAACTTCGCAGCCTGATACTGGGAGGGCAATGGAAGAATCATTCGTGGTGTTGCCTCCTGCTGCTGCTTCCATGTACAAGTCTGAATCCACATCTGATGGAATTGGAACCCATTTACCATCACATTATGGAGTCTCCAACAGCCCCTTGCAGCCCAACAATTCTGGGTTTCACTCGAGCATAACTGTCTTGAAGCGTGCATTTGAAATTGCCACCACCCAAACACAG GTTGAGCAACCTTTATGCCTGGAGTGTATGCGAGTGCTGTCTGATAAACTTGACAAAGAGGTGGAAGATGTCAACAGGGATATCAAAGCGTTTGAAGCCTGCCTTCAACGCATGGAGGGAGAGGCCCGTGATGTTCTTAGCGAGGCCGATTTTCTTCGGGAGAAGTTGAAG gttgaagaagaagagagaagactTGAAGCAGCAATTGAAGAAACCGAGAAACAATGTGCAGAAGTAAATGCCGATCTGAAAGATCTAGAATTGAAATCCAAGCGCTTTACAGTATTAGAGGAACG GTATTGGCATGAGTTCAACAATTTTCAGTTCGAGTTAACTTCACATCAG gaggagagagattccATTTTGGCTAAGATTGAAGTCTCACAAGCACATTTGGAACTGTTGAAGCGCACCAATGTGCTTAATGATGCATTCCCTATATGGCACGATGGTGAATTTGGAACCATTAACAATTTTCGACTTGGACGCCTTCCTAAAATACTGGTATGCTGTGTCAATAGTAATTTATATGGGGAATTGATA AAACTCAATATGAAGCAGTTTGTGAGATATCCTGAATTTGTCTTTTCCAGATATCGAATAAAAATTCTTCCTATGGGAAGTTATCCTCGAATTATGGACAGCAACAATAACACATATGATCT GTTTGGTCCTGTCAACTTATTTTGGAGCACTCGCTATGACAAAGCGATGACTCTATTCCTGACATGTTTGAAGGACTTTGCAGAGTTTGCATATTCTAAGGATCAAGAGAACAACATACCTCCAGAAAAATGTTTCAAGCTACCATACAA GATTGAGAATGACAGAGTGGAGAACTACACCATCACACAGAGTTTCAACAAGCAGGAGAATTGGACTAAAGCTTTAAAGTACACCCTTTGTAATCTGAAATGGGCTCTCTACTGGTTTGTTGGGAACACAAACTTTCAGCCTCTTTCTGCAATGGTCTCATCGCATTCTGAGGCTCCTGGAATGGGTTCTTTGTACACAAAACATGTTACGGACTCCCACTGA